The following proteins are encoded in a genomic region of Herminiimonas arsenicoxydans:
- the cybB gene encoding Cytochrome b561 (Evidence 2b : Function of strongly homologous gene; PubMedId : 2836696, 3510204; Product type m : membrane component), with product MKWKNTIDGYGSVPVALHWLTAILIAIAYATMELHDLAERGTPLRQSMKTWHYMAGISVFALTWVRLSIRLAGATPQILPTPPLMQIRLAGIVKITLYCLMLGLPLFGWLTLNGKGREVEYFGYVLPTLIGKNPALADLFKEIHETLANTGYFVIGLHALAALYHHYFRRDSTMRMMWFRR from the coding sequence ATGAAATGGAAAAATACGATAGACGGATACGGTTCGGTTCCAGTCGCATTGCACTGGCTGACGGCCATACTGATAGCCATCGCCTATGCAACGATGGAACTGCATGACCTGGCTGAGCGTGGCACGCCGCTGCGGCAGTCGATGAAAACATGGCACTACATGGCAGGCATATCCGTATTTGCGCTGACATGGGTTCGTCTATCGATACGCCTGGCTGGCGCCACACCGCAGATACTGCCGACACCGCCGCTCATGCAAATCAGGCTTGCCGGCATCGTGAAAATCACGCTGTATTGCCTGATGCTCGGTTTGCCTTTATTCGGCTGGTTGACCCTCAACGGCAAAGGACGCGAGGTTGAATATTTTGGCTATGTGCTGCCCACACTGATCGGAAAAAATCCTGCGCTAGCCGACCTTTTCAAGGAAATACATGAAACGCTGGCGAACACGGGCTATTTCGTGATCGGCTTGCATGCGCTGGCAGCTCTCTATCATCATTACTTCAGACGGGATTCCACAATGAGGATGATGTGGTTCCGCCGTTGA
- the ackA gene encoding Acetate kinase (Acetokinase) (Evidence 2b : Function of strongly homologous gene; PubMedId : 10094701; Product type e : enzyme): MSDLILVLNCGSSSIKFALFDTSVSPLPRQPLWNGKVDGIGSKMPTFGETGIKPGPVALDENQPYPAALACIQERVLARLGHHRILAVAHRVVHGGAKYSTPVQIDAGILADLRNYIPLAPLHQPFALEAIASLLETHPNPPQIACFDTAFHHTLPRVEQMLPLPYSAWERGLRRYGFHGLSYEFISLVLAERYGEKARGRTIVAHIGSGASLCAMQELRSVATTMGFSALDGLMMGTRCGALDPGALLYLMQIEKLTVDQVGQLLYHESGLLGISGISSDPRELLRQESGNVRVQDALALYVRRIVREIGALVALLGGLDMLVFTAGVGEHNAEIRARICRELGFLEASMDEAANKNDAELISTAQSRLTIAVIPTNEEWIAASHAQALLGCAPP, from the coding sequence ATGAGCGACTTGATCCTGGTTCTTAACTGCGGCTCTTCCAGTATCAAATTTGCGCTGTTCGACACCAGCGTATCTCCCCTGCCTCGCCAGCCGCTATGGAACGGCAAGGTCGATGGCATTGGCAGCAAGATGCCGACATTTGGAGAAACCGGCATCAAGCCGGGGCCCGTTGCGCTGGATGAAAACCAGCCATATCCTGCCGCTTTGGCGTGCATACAGGAACGTGTACTGGCGCGTCTCGGTCATCATCGCATTCTCGCTGTTGCCCATCGCGTCGTGCATGGCGGTGCCAAATACTCGACTCCGGTGCAGATTGATGCAGGCATTCTGGCCGATCTCAGAAACTACATACCGCTTGCGCCCTTGCACCAGCCATTTGCGCTGGAAGCGATAGCAAGCTTGCTCGAAACACATCCCAATCCGCCGCAGATCGCGTGTTTCGACACCGCTTTCCACCATACCTTGCCGCGCGTCGAACAGATGCTGCCCTTGCCTTACTCGGCATGGGAGCGCGGCTTGCGTCGCTATGGTTTTCATGGCTTGTCATATGAATTCATATCACTGGTGCTGGCCGAACGTTACGGCGAAAAAGCACGAGGACGCACGATCGTCGCCCACATCGGCAGCGGCGCCAGTCTGTGTGCAATGCAGGAATTGCGCAGTGTGGCGACGACGATGGGTTTCTCCGCGCTGGACGGTTTGATGATGGGTACACGCTGCGGCGCCCTCGATCCCGGTGCGCTGCTTTACCTGATGCAGATCGAAAAGCTCACTGTCGATCAGGTCGGCCAATTGCTTTACCACGAGTCTGGCTTGCTGGGCATTTCCGGTATCTCCTCCGATCCGCGTGAGCTGCTGCGCCAGGAAAGCGGCAATGTACGTGTGCAGGATGCGTTGGCTTTATATGTGCGGCGGATTGTGCGCGAAATCGGCGCTCTGGTCGCCCTGCTCGGCGGGCTCGACATGCTGGTATTTACCGCCGGCGTCGGCGAGCATAATGCAGAGATACGCGCACGCATCTGTCGCGAACTTGGTTTCCTCGAGGCGAGCATGGACGAAGCTGCAAACAAGAATGATGCCGAGCTTATATCCACTGCACAAAGCCGTCTCACCATTGCGGTCATACCGACCAATGAAGAATGGATCGCTGCCAGCCACGCGCAGGCGCTGCTCGGTTGTGCACCGCCATGA
- a CDS encoding Putative Universal stress protein UspA (Evidence 3 : Function proposed based on presence of conserved amino acid motif, structural feature or limited homology; Product type cp : cell process), with amino-acid sequence MRILLTVDGSIYTKKAVKYLASHLEFFKEMPELHLLHVKAPIPAGLAVHRARALLGNDAVDSYYKEESEKALAVAEKALSKKDIPFTSSYKVGEITDEIRKYASKNKIDLIVMGSHGHGALAGAIMGSVATKIMASTDIPVLIVR; translated from the coding sequence ATGAGAATTCTGCTTACTGTTGATGGCTCTATCTATACAAAAAAAGCGGTTAAATATCTGGCTTCGCATCTGGAATTTTTCAAGGAGATGCCGGAACTGCATCTGCTGCACGTCAAGGCACCCATTCCAGCTGGTTTGGCAGTTCATCGAGCGCGTGCCCTGCTCGGTAACGACGCGGTCGATAGTTACTACAAGGAAGAATCGGAAAAGGCATTAGCCGTTGCCGAAAAGGCGCTGAGCAAGAAGGACATTCCTTTCACGTCCAGTTACAAGGTAGGCGAGATCACGGATGAAATCCGCAAATATGCATCCAAGAACAAGATAGATCTGATCGTCATGGGTTCGCACGGGCATGGCGCGCTGGCTGGCGCAATCATGGGGTCGGTGGCTACCAAGATCATGGCATCAACCGACATACCGGTTCTGATCGTTCGCTGA
- a CDS encoding Putative universal stress protein UspA (Evidence 3 : Function proposed based on presence of conserved amino acid motif, structural feature or limited homology; Product type cp : cell process), whose protein sequence is MAYKTILVHVDHSPQSADRIRIAAGIALAENAHLIGTAMTGISRFLYEDHSILLNSRIEMLCERANQSLIDFEAIVKQIGVPSYEKRLINDDPAEGLVLQARYSDLVVISQKNFNEFDPSLVSNLPEYVTLQSVRPILIVPYEAQPSLLANRILIAWDGSMSATRAISNALPLLKRAQDVTIVVFNAVAQLDVHGELPGADIALYLARHGVKVDVLSQENETNIGSALMVLASDRGYDLVVMGGYGHARLREIILGGVTLTVLGQMSVPILMSH, encoded by the coding sequence ATGGCTTACAAGACTATCCTCGTGCATGTCGATCACTCGCCGCAATCTGCGGACCGTATCCGGATTGCCGCTGGCATCGCACTTGCTGAAAATGCTCATCTGATCGGCACCGCGATGACGGGCATTTCCCGTTTTCTTTATGAAGATCACAGTATTCTTCTCAATTCCCGTATCGAGATGCTTTGCGAGCGGGCGAATCAGTCCCTGATCGATTTCGAGGCCATCGTCAAACAGATCGGCGTCCCTTCCTATGAAAAAAGATTGATCAATGACGATCCTGCAGAAGGCCTTGTGCTGCAGGCCCGTTACAGCGACCTTGTCGTGATCAGCCAAAAGAATTTCAACGAATTCGATCCCAGCCTTGTCTCTAACCTGCCCGAATACGTCACTCTTCAATCCGTGCGTCCTATTCTGATTGTTCCGTATGAAGCACAACCAAGTTTATTGGCGAACCGGATATTGATCGCATGGGACGGCAGCATGTCTGCGACCAGGGCAATCAGCAATGCGCTGCCACTACTCAAGCGCGCGCAAGATGTCACCATCGTGGTATTCAATGCTGTCGCACAGCTCGATGTGCACGGTGAGCTGCCTGGAGCCGACATCGCCCTGTATCTTGCAAGACATGGCGTCAAGGTAGATGTATTGTCGCAGGAGAACGAGACCAATATCGGCAGCGCACTGATGGTGCTAGCGTCCGATCGGGGCTACGATTTGGTCGTGATGGGTGGTTACGGCCACGCACGCTTGCGGGAAATCATATTGGGCGGCGTTACACTGACCGTATTGGGTCAGATGAGCGTCCCGATACTGATGTCGCATTAA
- a CDS encoding hypothetical protein (Evidence 5 : No homology to any previously reported sequences), with protein MGIATSLRYPARISRRRFENPIRLRNMLAYEISEIHPAEQVAAKKHLLNGGVFDDALDSTEFSGR; from the coding sequence CTGGGCATCGCGACGTCCTTGCGCTATCCAGCCAGAATAAGCCGTAGACGTTTTGAAAATCCCATCCGTCTTCGCAATATGCTGGCGTATGAGATATCTGAAATTCATCCGGCTGAACAAGTCGCCGCAAAAAAACACCTCCTAAACGGAGGTGTTTTTGATGATGCTCTTGATTCGACGGAGTTTAGCGGCCGGTAG
- a CDS encoding putative exonuclease, metallo-beta-lactamase family (Evidence 3 : Function proposed based on presence of conserved amino acid motif, structural feature or limited homology; Product type pf : putative factor) yields MRIKFLGGTGTVTGSKYLLSAGTSNILVDCGLFQGYKQLRLRNWDKFPIEPAKLNAVVLTHAHLDHSGYLPLLVKNGFNGKIYCSEATFDLCKILLPDSGRLLEEEAGYANRHGFSKHSPALPLYSEADAIRALKFFSPVGFDSSFQVCAELTAEMRHAGHILGAAIVSIRSDTSRITFSGDLGRPNDPIMMPPEFVKNTDYLVVESTYGNRLHDTSDPLLVLGKTINDTANRGGVTIIPSFALGRAQELMYYIHLLKKSGAIPAILPVYLNSPMAVDATQIYNKHRRDHRLTSEQCEAMCHAAKIVNSVEESIALNQKKIPMVIIAASGMATGGRVLHHLKAFGSDPRNTILFVGFQAGGTRGASMIAGADAIKIHGEYVPLRAEVKQIDNLSAHADRGEIIGWLSHFAAPPKQTFITHGEPDAADVLRKGIEETLHWPCRVPEYLEEVELP; encoded by the coding sequence ATGCGTATCAAATTCCTCGGTGGCACCGGAACGGTTACCGGTTCGAAGTATTTGCTGAGCGCGGGGACGTCAAACATCCTTGTCGACTGCGGCCTGTTTCAGGGATACAAGCAACTCCGCTTGCGCAACTGGGACAAGTTTCCGATCGAGCCAGCGAAACTGAATGCGGTTGTGCTGACACATGCGCATCTTGACCATAGCGGCTACCTGCCGTTATTGGTCAAAAATGGGTTCAACGGGAAAATTTATTGCAGCGAGGCGACATTCGACCTGTGCAAGATTCTTCTTCCAGATAGCGGGCGTCTACTTGAGGAAGAGGCCGGCTATGCCAACCGGCACGGCTTTTCCAAGCATAGTCCTGCGCTACCGCTCTATTCAGAAGCAGATGCGATACGCGCGCTCAAGTTTTTTTCCCCTGTCGGATTTGATTCCTCATTCCAGGTGTGTGCCGAGTTGACTGCCGAAATGCGGCATGCCGGACACATACTCGGTGCGGCCATTGTGTCCATCCGCAGCGATACAAGCAGGATTACTTTTTCCGGCGACCTGGGGCGGCCTAACGATCCCATCATGATGCCTCCGGAGTTTGTTAAAAACACGGATTATCTGGTTGTCGAATCTACCTATGGCAATCGCTTGCACGACACGAGCGACCCTTTGCTCGTGCTAGGCAAGACCATCAACGATACTGCCAATCGTGGCGGTGTGACGATCATTCCGTCATTTGCCTTGGGTCGTGCGCAGGAGCTGATGTATTACATTCATTTGCTCAAGAAATCGGGGGCGATCCCGGCGATATTGCCGGTCTATCTGAATAGCCCGATGGCAGTGGATGCCACGCAAATTTACAATAAGCACAGACGGGATCATCGCCTGACGAGTGAGCAGTGTGAAGCCATGTGCCATGCTGCGAAAATCGTCAATTCAGTGGAAGAATCGATTGCGCTCAATCAGAAGAAGATACCGATGGTGATCATTGCCGCGAGCGGCATGGCCACCGGTGGACGAGTCTTGCATCATTTGAAGGCGTTTGGCTCCGATCCTCGTAATACCATCCTTTTTGTCGGATTTCAGGCAGGGGGAACGCGGGGAGCATCGATGATTGCGGGTGCGGATGCCATCAAGATCCATGGCGAGTATGTGCCGCTTCGCGCAGAGGTAAAGCAGATTGATAATTTGTCGGCACATGCGGACCGGGGAGAAATTATCGGCTGGCTCTCCCATTTCGCGGCGCCACCCAAACAAACTTTTATTACGCATGGCGAACCGGATGCTGCAGATGTCTTGCGTAAGGGAATCGAGGAAACACTGCACTGGCCGTGCCGTGTCCCCGAGTATCTGGAAGAAGTCGAGTTGCCCTGA